The Thermomicrobiales bacterium sequence ACCTGGGACTACGGTCCGCTTGGTGTCGAGCTGAAGAACAACATCAAGCAGCTGTGGTGGAAGACCTTCGTTCATCGGCGCAGGGATATCGTCGGGCTCGATGCTGGCATCCTGATGCATCCACGCGTATGGGAGGCATCGGGCCATGTCGTCAACTTCAACGATCCGTTGGTCGACTGCAAGACATGCAAGGCTCGGTTTCGGGCCGACCACCTGATCGAGGAGAAGCTGGGCAAGGAAGCCGCCGGCCTGACCCCCGATGAGATGAGCGCGGTCATTCGGGAGGCGAACCCAACCTGCCCGAAATGCGGAAATCGCACCCTGACCGACGCTCGCCAGTTCAACATGATGTTCAAGACCACGATCGGGCCAGTGTCGGAAACCGGTGTCGAGGTCTATCTGCGCCCGGAGACGGCGCAGGCGATGTTCGTCCAGTTCAAGAACATCGTTGCCACCTCACGGGTGAAACTGCCGTTTGGCGTGGCGCAGATCGGGAAATCGTTCCGGAACGAAATCACCCCGGGCAACTTCATCTTCCGCGACATCGAGTTCGAACAGATGGAGATCGAATATTTCGTTCGGCCAGAGACTGCTGGAGATGCATTCGAGCAGTGGATCGATGCAATGAAGGCGTGGGTGACCGCGCTCGGGCTGACCGACGAGTTCGTCCGCATTCGCGAGCACGAGCAAGCCGAACTCTCGCACTACTCCGATCGGACGATCGACTTCGAGTATCAGTTCCCCGGTCCCATGGGCTGGAAGGAGCTCTATGGGCTGGCCAATCGGACGGACTTCGACTTGCGCCAGCATCAGGAGTTCAGCGGAGAAGACCTCTCCTGGTTCGATCAGGAGTCCGGCACCCGTTTTTTGCCATACGTGATCGAACCAACCTTTGGGGTGGATCGCACGATCCTGGTCGTGTTGCTGGATGCCTACGACGAGGAATCGACGGTCGATGTGAACGGGAAACCGGACACCCGAATCGTGCTGCGTCTCGATCCCAAGGTGGCGCCGTACAAAGCCGCGATCTTGCCGTTGATGAAGAAGCCGGAGCTCACTGAGATTGCGCGCGACATCTTCGATCGGTTGCAGGGGGAGACAGGTTTCCTCGTCGACTACGATGAAACCGGCAATATCGGCAAGCGCTATCGCCGACAGGACGAAATTGGCACGCCGTTCTGCGTCACGGTCGACCCCGATTCGCTCGAGGATCGGAAGGTCACCGTGCGCGACCGCGATACGACCGAACAAGAGCGGATTTCGATTGGCGATGTCGTGAGTTGGGTGGCTGACAAGGTCCAATAGACATCAGGGAATTCCCAGATTTGGGTGGTATCATCGCCGGACTTGACACCCATCCGGCCAGGCGTGGCCAGCGCCAGGCCGGTTTTCTTGGAGAGCAGATCACGAATGGCATCAAGCGGCAAGAAGTCGAACAAGTCGACCAGCTCGAAGTCGACGACCAGCAATACGCCGAAGAAGACCGAGTCGATACAGGAAGAGGCGCACCATCCAGGCGCCAATCAGCAGCATGAGATTCCCGCGACGCGGGGAGAGCGG is a genomic window containing:
- a CDS encoding glycine--tRNA ligase, which codes for MSTTVERAASMEKIVALCKRRGFVYPGSDIYGGLANTWDYGPLGVELKNNIKQLWWKTFVHRRRDIVGLDAGILMHPRVWEASGHVVNFNDPLVDCKTCKARFRADHLIEEKLGKEAAGLTPDEMSAVIREANPTCPKCGNRTLTDARQFNMMFKTTIGPVSETGVEVYLRPETAQAMFVQFKNIVATSRVKLPFGVAQIGKSFRNEITPGNFIFRDIEFEQMEIEYFVRPETAGDAFEQWIDAMKAWVTALGLTDEFVRIREHEQAELSHYSDRTIDFEYQFPGPMGWKELYGLANRTDFDLRQHQEFSGEDLSWFDQESGTRFLPYVIEPTFGVDRTILVVLLDAYDEESTVDVNGKPDTRIVLRLDPKVAPYKAAILPLMKKPELTEIARDIFDRLQGETGFLVDYDETGNIGKRYRRQDEIGTPFCVTVDPDSLEDRKVTVRDRDTTEQERISIGDVVSWVADKVQ